The Papaver somniferum cultivar HN1 chromosome 3, ASM357369v1, whole genome shotgun sequence genome includes a region encoding these proteins:
- the LOC113357610 gene encoding probable ubiquitin-like-specific protease 2B isoform X1, with protein sequence MEENSDNEKFDAFEFNTDDEAVELVSEKFVDKFTSNPASLYLQPVSNEADFQPRNMDDIDAQANDFSDEGDSSSPSSPSSSDLGENEGYLEDPASHSFSDGLELESVDVVVVSPDYITFRDKYCTESSLIFSSSGVTLEGTNALGEKECFRSEWSIYDVTRIESKWCGMCVQVDTALVKLHVRETTVVGDSHGPPDVVVLNFAIYDDRWARKQNKITSLNARYKAVWYEVAGNGMARLEGNYMGQNSTFSLERYLHEKHFEDVIYPKGDPDAVSISKRDVDLLEPETFINDTLIDFYIKYLKNKIQPENQHKFHFFNSFFFRKLADLDKDPSSASKGRAAFLRVRKWTRKVNLFGKDYIFIPVNFNLHWSLIVLCHLGEVAKSKETDDSHKMPCILHMDSIKGSHKGLQNLIQSYLWEEWKERQAESSEDLLFKFLNLRFINLELPQQENSFDCGLFLLHYVECFLEDAPNSFSPLNILKSSNFLNVDWFPPSEASLKRARMKKLIQELVDDHSPVTPEPASSDGLAFLSGRSSLSGIGDNNSFLPAVEPGIEMNLLERTPTNDVQFGNDQGSVYREFFEPGSTAETFPHEQYRAFDQHSVPHTSKYGMSPIEEGEESQEGITSLSGTAGDWEPGELTFETCSTSYVSKTVVEAEQLCNLGGFSLHLEEHNDNSIPPASSFGYQDSSEVRFDMLSLSREIAPQSQQEQTEEANAFQENVYGSCGTDKANNFMVEGSQGMESNTNVFENEEYLSCKGSSPAVISREEKNFLSEKRNPPGDDLQLNGGGARSGVSEDHQDVQLIEDDIKSELDEHNHIAKRPRLMLSSEG encoded by the exons ATGGAAGAAAACTCAGATAATGAAAAATTCGACGCTTTTGAATTTAATACTGATGATGAAGCTGTTGAATTGGTCTCTGAAAAATTCGTCGATAAATTCACTAGTAATCCTGCTTCGTTGTACCTTCAACCCG TTTCTAATGAAGCTGATTTTCAACCAAGGAATATGGATGACATTGATGCGCAAGCCAATGACTTCTCAGATGAAGGTGATTCAAGCTCtccatcatcaccttcttcttctgatCTTGGCGAAAACGAAG GTTATTTAGAAGATCCAGCGTCTCATTCTTTTTCTGATGGTCTGGAATTG GAATCAGTGGATGTGGTAGTTGTTTCCCCTGATTATATTACATTTAGGGACAAATATTGTACAGAATCCTCGCTGATTTTTTCCAGTAGTGGTGTTACGCTCGAGGGTACAAATGCACTTGGAGAGAAGGAATGTTTTAGATCAGAATGGTCAATTTATGATGTCACTCGTATTGAGTCCAAGTGGTGTGGTATG TGTGTTCAGGTTGATACAGCTCTAGTTAAGCTCCATGTAAGAGAAACTACTGTAGTGGGAGATTCACATGGGCCTCCAG ATGTTGTTGTATTAAACTTCGCAATTTATGATGATCGGTGGGCTCGGAAGCAGAACAAAATCACGTCACTGAATGCAAGATACAAGGCGGTATGGTATGAAGTGGCAGG CAACGGAATGGCAAGGTTAGAAGGCAACTATATGGGTCAAAACAGCACATTCTCTTTGGAGCGCTATTTACACGA AAAGCATTTTGAAGATGTCATCTATCCAAAGGGCGACCCTGATGCTGTTTCTATAAGTAAGAGAGATGTTGATCTATTAGAACCAGAGACTTTCATCAATGATACTCTCATTGACTTCTATATTAA ATATCTGAAGAATAAGATCCAACCTGAGAACCAGCATAAGTTCCACTTTTTCAATAGTTTTTTCTTTCGGAAGCTAGCTGATTTGGACAAAGATCCATCTAGTGCTTCGAAAGGCAGGGCAGCTTTTTTACGTGTTCGGAAATGGACAAGAAAAGTGAATCTTTTTGGAAAGGATTACATTTTCATTCCTGTAAATTTTAA TCTTCATTGGAGTTTGATTGTCCTTTGCCATCTTGGGGAAGTGGCTAAATCTAAAG AAACTGATGACTCCCACAAAATGCCCTGCATACTGCATATGGATTCTATCAAAGGAAGTCATAAAGGTCTCCAAAATCTGATTCAGAG TTACTTATGGGAGGAGTGGAAAGAGAGGCAAGCAGAATCATCTGAAGATCTATTATTCAAGTTCCTAAATTTACGGTTTATCAATCTCGAG CTGCCGCAGCAGGAGAACTCGTTTGATTGTGGTCTCTTCTTGCTACACTATGTGGAATGTTTTCTGGAAGATGCTCCAAATAGCTTCAGCCCCTTAAATATACTAAAGTCTTCCAATTTC CTTAACGTCGACTGGTTTCCACCTTCTGAAGCTTCTCTTAAGCGTGCTCGTATGAAGAAATTAATCCAGGAACTTGTTGATGATCATTCTCCTGTAACCCCTGAACCTGCTTCTAGTGATGGACTAGCATTTCTTTCTGGGAGGAGCAGTTTGTCCGGGATTGGTGATAATAATTCATTTTTACCTGCCGTGGAACCAGGCATTGAAATGAATCTTTTGGAAAGAACACCTACAAATGATGTTCAATTTGGCAACGATCAAGGATCGGTTTACAGGGAGTTTTTTGAGCCAGGAAGTACAGCTGAAACATTTCCACATGAGCAGTATCGGGCCTTTGATCAGCATTCAGTTCCTCACACATCAAAGTATGGTATGTCACCAATAGAG GAAGGAGAAGAATCCCAAGAGGGAATTACTTCACTATCAGGTACAGCAGGTGACTGGGAACCAGGTGAACTGACATTTGAAACTTGTTCAACCTCGTACGTGTCGAAAACTGTTGTAGAAGCAGAGCAATTATGTAATCTAGGTGGCTTCTCCTTGCACCTTGAAGAACATAATGATAACTCAATCCCTCCTGCATCCAGCTTTGGGTACCAGGATTCATCTGAAGTAAGGTTTGATATGCTCTCCTTAAGCAGAGAAATCGCACCACAAAGTCAGCAAGAACAAACAGAGGAAGCAAATGCCTTCCAAGAAAATGTTTATGGTTCTTGCGGCACTGATAAGGCAAATAATTTTATGGTTGAAGGATCCCAAGGAATGGAAAGTAACACTAACGTATTTGAGAACGAAGAATATCTCTCTTGCAAAGGCAGCTCTCCAGCTGTCATATCCCGTGAAGAGAAGAATTTTTTAAGTGAAAAAAGAAATCCTCCAGGAGATGACTTGCAATTAAATGGCGGTGGTGCAAGATCTGGAGTAAGTGAAGACCATCAAGATGTGCAACTAATAGAAGATGATATAAAATCAGAACTAGATGAACATAATCATATTGCTAAGAGGCCAAGGCTTATGCTTTCTAGTGAAGGCTAA
- the LOC113357610 gene encoding probable ubiquitin-like-specific protease 2B isoform X2, whose protein sequence is MEENSDNEKFDAFEFNTDDEAVELVSEKFVDKFTSNPASLYLQPVSNEADFQPRNMDDIDAQANDFSDEGDSSSPSSPSSSDLGENEGYLEDPASHSFSDGLELESVDVVVVSPDYITFRDKYCTESSLIFSSSGVTLEGTNALGEKECFRSEWSIYDVTRIESKWCGMVDTALVKLHVRETTVVGDSHGPPDVVVLNFAIYDDRWARKQNKITSLNARYKAVWYEVAGNGMARLEGNYMGQNSTFSLERYLHEKHFEDVIYPKGDPDAVSISKRDVDLLEPETFINDTLIDFYIKYLKNKIQPENQHKFHFFNSFFFRKLADLDKDPSSASKGRAAFLRVRKWTRKVNLFGKDYIFIPVNFNLHWSLIVLCHLGEVAKSKETDDSHKMPCILHMDSIKGSHKGLQNLIQSYLWEEWKERQAESSEDLLFKFLNLRFINLELPQQENSFDCGLFLLHYVECFLEDAPNSFSPLNILKSSNFLNVDWFPPSEASLKRARMKKLIQELVDDHSPVTPEPASSDGLAFLSGRSSLSGIGDNNSFLPAVEPGIEMNLLERTPTNDVQFGNDQGSVYREFFEPGSTAETFPHEQYRAFDQHSVPHTSKYGMSPIEEGEESQEGITSLSGTAGDWEPGELTFETCSTSYVSKTVVEAEQLCNLGGFSLHLEEHNDNSIPPASSFGYQDSSEVRFDMLSLSREIAPQSQQEQTEEANAFQENVYGSCGTDKANNFMVEGSQGMESNTNVFENEEYLSCKGSSPAVISREEKNFLSEKRNPPGDDLQLNGGGARSGVSEDHQDVQLIEDDIKSELDEHNHIAKRPRLMLSSEG, encoded by the exons ATGGAAGAAAACTCAGATAATGAAAAATTCGACGCTTTTGAATTTAATACTGATGATGAAGCTGTTGAATTGGTCTCTGAAAAATTCGTCGATAAATTCACTAGTAATCCTGCTTCGTTGTACCTTCAACCCG TTTCTAATGAAGCTGATTTTCAACCAAGGAATATGGATGACATTGATGCGCAAGCCAATGACTTCTCAGATGAAGGTGATTCAAGCTCtccatcatcaccttcttcttctgatCTTGGCGAAAACGAAG GTTATTTAGAAGATCCAGCGTCTCATTCTTTTTCTGATGGTCTGGAATTG GAATCAGTGGATGTGGTAGTTGTTTCCCCTGATTATATTACATTTAGGGACAAATATTGTACAGAATCCTCGCTGATTTTTTCCAGTAGTGGTGTTACGCTCGAGGGTACAAATGCACTTGGAGAGAAGGAATGTTTTAGATCAGAATGGTCAATTTATGATGTCACTCGTATTGAGTCCAAGTGGTGTGGTATG GTTGATACAGCTCTAGTTAAGCTCCATGTAAGAGAAACTACTGTAGTGGGAGATTCACATGGGCCTCCAG ATGTTGTTGTATTAAACTTCGCAATTTATGATGATCGGTGGGCTCGGAAGCAGAACAAAATCACGTCACTGAATGCAAGATACAAGGCGGTATGGTATGAAGTGGCAGG CAACGGAATGGCAAGGTTAGAAGGCAACTATATGGGTCAAAACAGCACATTCTCTTTGGAGCGCTATTTACACGA AAAGCATTTTGAAGATGTCATCTATCCAAAGGGCGACCCTGATGCTGTTTCTATAAGTAAGAGAGATGTTGATCTATTAGAACCAGAGACTTTCATCAATGATACTCTCATTGACTTCTATATTAA ATATCTGAAGAATAAGATCCAACCTGAGAACCAGCATAAGTTCCACTTTTTCAATAGTTTTTTCTTTCGGAAGCTAGCTGATTTGGACAAAGATCCATCTAGTGCTTCGAAAGGCAGGGCAGCTTTTTTACGTGTTCGGAAATGGACAAGAAAAGTGAATCTTTTTGGAAAGGATTACATTTTCATTCCTGTAAATTTTAA TCTTCATTGGAGTTTGATTGTCCTTTGCCATCTTGGGGAAGTGGCTAAATCTAAAG AAACTGATGACTCCCACAAAATGCCCTGCATACTGCATATGGATTCTATCAAAGGAAGTCATAAAGGTCTCCAAAATCTGATTCAGAG TTACTTATGGGAGGAGTGGAAAGAGAGGCAAGCAGAATCATCTGAAGATCTATTATTCAAGTTCCTAAATTTACGGTTTATCAATCTCGAG CTGCCGCAGCAGGAGAACTCGTTTGATTGTGGTCTCTTCTTGCTACACTATGTGGAATGTTTTCTGGAAGATGCTCCAAATAGCTTCAGCCCCTTAAATATACTAAAGTCTTCCAATTTC CTTAACGTCGACTGGTTTCCACCTTCTGAAGCTTCTCTTAAGCGTGCTCGTATGAAGAAATTAATCCAGGAACTTGTTGATGATCATTCTCCTGTAACCCCTGAACCTGCTTCTAGTGATGGACTAGCATTTCTTTCTGGGAGGAGCAGTTTGTCCGGGATTGGTGATAATAATTCATTTTTACCTGCCGTGGAACCAGGCATTGAAATGAATCTTTTGGAAAGAACACCTACAAATGATGTTCAATTTGGCAACGATCAAGGATCGGTTTACAGGGAGTTTTTTGAGCCAGGAAGTACAGCTGAAACATTTCCACATGAGCAGTATCGGGCCTTTGATCAGCATTCAGTTCCTCACACATCAAAGTATGGTATGTCACCAATAGAG GAAGGAGAAGAATCCCAAGAGGGAATTACTTCACTATCAGGTACAGCAGGTGACTGGGAACCAGGTGAACTGACATTTGAAACTTGTTCAACCTCGTACGTGTCGAAAACTGTTGTAGAAGCAGAGCAATTATGTAATCTAGGTGGCTTCTCCTTGCACCTTGAAGAACATAATGATAACTCAATCCCTCCTGCATCCAGCTTTGGGTACCAGGATTCATCTGAAGTAAGGTTTGATATGCTCTCCTTAAGCAGAGAAATCGCACCACAAAGTCAGCAAGAACAAACAGAGGAAGCAAATGCCTTCCAAGAAAATGTTTATGGTTCTTGCGGCACTGATAAGGCAAATAATTTTATGGTTGAAGGATCCCAAGGAATGGAAAGTAACACTAACGTATTTGAGAACGAAGAATATCTCTCTTGCAAAGGCAGCTCTCCAGCTGTCATATCCCGTGAAGAGAAGAATTTTTTAAGTGAAAAAAGAAATCCTCCAGGAGATGACTTGCAATTAAATGGCGGTGGTGCAAGATCTGGAGTAAGTGAAGACCATCAAGATGTGCAACTAATAGAAGATGATATAAAATCAGAACTAGATGAACATAATCATATTGCTAAGAGGCCAAGGCTTATGCTTTCTAGTGAAGGCTAA
- the LOC113357609 gene encoding mechanosensitive ion channel protein 2, chloroplastic-like, translated as MFQLLAVSTSFQFSHDLEIHKYHGYTNNNVYKSVVGRGGLNFSKVSSLSSADTHLDDFGLHPLDTKHKPLRFAPSKYNIFVCRSSLVPGLENAPILKTAVTALTRLYGSSTGNRWLIQLAPAVGIIAFAFYFLEPLLRYSRNFVLHKSDNTWKKSSTHYVMTSYLQPLLLWVGASLVCRTLDPLVLPTVASQAVKHRLLIFVRSLSTVLAVAYCLSSFIQQTQKLFGETNDSNESRNMGFQFAGKAIYSAVWVASVSLFIELLGFSTQKWLTAGGLGTVLLTLAGREIFTNFLSSVMIHATRPFVLNEWIQTKIQGYEVSGTVEHVGWWSPTIIRGDDREAVHIPNHKFTVSVVRNLSQKTHWRIKTHLAISHLDVKKINIIVADMRKVLAKNPQVEHKKLHRRVFLDNVNAENQALLILVSCFVKTSHFEEYLCVKEAILLDLLRVVSHHRARLATPIRTVHKMYKDADMDTIPYSETIFTRTRPSTVDRPYLLIEPSVKVNGDEKPKAQARPLHIAGEEEEVIAAETPVSMTRNADIKVPIVADNKVDDRITSMPSDSKVSSNLTDKSSSSTADSKPSMHDLKTSSKGVVPSSSSESKILSPSKVKENSNKHPSVTETVKTGRTSPGSQVDGQVSMDLDSKESGDSTTLVNSVDKQECEKVPVAPPSRPSLEENMVLGVALDDSRQMLPIEEEMESSSQKAANAKELAASVTGNDSSSAGKDKNVGNPPTVSGGDQRDQER; from the exons ATGTTTCAATTGCTTGCTGTTTCTACTTCTTTCCAGTTCTCCCATGATTTGGAAATTCACAAGTATCATGGATATACTAACAACAACGTATACAAG AGTGTGGTGGGAAGAGGtggattgaatttttcaaaggttTCCTCACTTTCATCAGCCGATACG CACTTGGATGATTTTGGTCTTCATCCTTTAGATACTAAACACAAACCCTTACGTTTTGCACCTTCAAAGTACAATATTTTCGTGTGCCGATCTTCCCTAGTGCCTGGGTTAGAGAATGCGCCGATTCTAAAAACTGCTGTTACAGCTCTAACAag ATTGTATGGTTCTTCAACTGGAAATCGGTGGTTGATTCAATTGGCTCCTGCAGTTGGTATCATTGcctttgctttttattttctggagCCACTCTTGAGATATAGCAGGAACTTTGTCCTCCAT AAGAGTGATAATACTTGGAAAAAGAGTAGCACACATTACGTTATGACCTCTTATCTTCAACCTTTGCTGCTCTGGGTTGGAGCTTCACTTGTATGCAG GACGCTGGATCCATTAGTTCTGCCAACAGTTGCTAGCCAAGCTGTAAAACACCGTCTTTTGATTTTTGTGAGATCTTTATCGACAGTATTGGCTGTTGCATATTGTCTATCAAG CTTCATCCAACAAACACAAAAATTATTTGGGGAGACAAATGACTCGAATGAGTCAAGAAAT ATGGGTTTCCAGTTTGCTGGGAAAGCTATATATAGTGCAGTATGGGTTGCCTCTGTTTCCTTATTCATTGAATTGCTCGGCTTCTCTACCCAGAAATGGCTTACTGCTGGGGGTCTTGGTACTGTATTGTTGACACTCGCTGGCCGAGAG ATATTCACAAACTTCCTCTCGAGTGTGATGATCCATGCAACACGACCATTCGTTCTGAACGAATGGATCCAAACCAAGATTCAAGGATATGAAGTTTCTGGAACTGTtgag CATGTAGGTTGGTGGTCACCGACAATTATAAGGGGGGACGACCGTGAAGCAGTTCATATTCCAAACCACAAGTTTACTGTGAGCGTTGTAAGAAATCTCAGTCAGAAGACTCACTGGCGTATCAAAACCCACCTTGCCATTAGTCACCTGGATGTCAAAAAGATAAAT ATTATTGTAGCAGATATGCGTAAGGTCTTAGCCAAAAATCCTCAAGTAGAGCATAAGAAATTACATAGAAGAGTGTTCCTCGACAATGTTAATGCAGAAAATCAGGCTCTATTG ATTCTAGTTTCCTGCTTCGTGAAGACGTCACATTTTGAAGAGTACCTGTGTGTGAAG GAAGCTATATTACTGGATCTTCTCAGAGTTGTTAGCCATCACCGAGCGCGTCTTGCGACTCCCATTCGTACAGTTCACAAAATGTATAAGGATGCTGACATGGACACCATTCCTTATTCGGAGACGATCTTTACTCGTACCAGACCTTCTACTGTCGATCGTCCATACCTACTTATTGAACCTTCAGTTAAAGTCAATGGTGATGAAAAACCGAAAGCTCAAGCTCGCCCATTACATATAGCAGGGGAAGAAGAAGAGGTTATTGCTGCAGAAACTCCCGTGTCTATGACTAGGAATGCAGATATTAAGGTCCCAATCGTGGCAGACAACAAGGTAGATGACAGAATTACATCAATGCCATCTGACTCTAAAGTAAGTAGCAATCTCACGGATAAATCCTCCAGCTCCACAGCTGACTCAAAACCATCAATGCATGACCTGAAGACAAGTTCTAAGGGTGTtgttccatcatcatcatcagaaagtAAAATCTTATCACCATCTAAGGTTAAAGAAAACTCCAACAAGCATCCTAGTGTGACTGAAACTGTGAAAACGGGGAGAACATCACCAGGATCACAAGTAGATGGTCAAGTCTCAATGGATCTGGATTCTAAAGAATCAGGTGATTCTACAACCTTGGTTAACTCGGTTGACAAGCAAGAATGTGAGAAAGTGCCAGTCGCCCCGCCATCTAGACCTAGTCTAGAAGAAAATATGGTACTTGGGGTTGCACTAGATGACTCAAGGCAGATGCTACCGATTGAGGAAGAAATGGAAAGTTCATCTCAGAAAGCTGCAAATGCTAAGGAATTGGCAGCTTCTGTCACTGGTAACGATTCTTCATCCGCTGGGAAGGACAAAAATGTTGGTAATCCCCCAACCGTATCTGGCGGTGATCAGAGAGATCAAGAAAGATAG